One Aneurinibacillus migulanus genomic region harbors:
- a CDS encoding ARID/BRIGHT DNA-binding domain-containing protein, protein MNNLKTCIHARVVPLAHNVFEVIKNHLDLDFENVIQCSFNLDYQRSVFLTKIECILTDNTVKNISLDEKQSRDLWCELATAFNLPSYSVKSARFVLKSDELPEFQISLYPYVSNPEKLSSNGLFSKVIG, encoded by the coding sequence ATGAATAATTTGAAAACCTGTATCCACGCACGAGTAGTGCCGTTAGCTCACAATGTTTTTGAGGTTATCAAGAACCACCTCGATCTTGATTTTGAAAATGTTATACAGTGTAGCTTCAATTTAGATTATCAACGATCTGTGTTTTTGACTAAAATCGAATGCATTTTAACTGATAATACAGTTAAAAACATCAGCTTAGACGAAAAGCAGTCTCGTGATTTATGGTGTGAATTGGCGACAGCCTTTAACTTACCTAGTTATTCTGTCAAAAGCGCTAGGTTTGTATTGAAATCTGATGAACTGCCCGAATTTCAAATAAGTCTTTACCCATATGTATCTAATCCGGAAAAATTATCGAGCAATGGATTATTTTCTAAAGTGATTGGTTAA
- a CDS encoding phage portal protein — MFQKVWGWIKGLFSRRKGGDVEVGTKWDEKTEILAKDEWDKLKKILSEHRVLLNEVEKAQEYHDGEFKILKRKPKRKDDPNHRLAPNYASLIIGMKSSYMLGIPIAYDVPKGILMQKKRNEDVPEEVFEQYKEEFMEVTEENDDHAVTMEAMNDGLIAGAATVLFYFNDNWDIKYQVYTFNECIPVVEGRELKQAIRTYKNEDGIECIEIYDSQAVTYLIKDEEQYKKDPSKKVNPAAHHLPVVPAAVFINGKKAKPHFSRIAQGVSELGPDVRSILDEYSRIVSDNANRMDVFCDPYLKLIGALPSTDDVDEMRRRRVIAMKAKQGDQADIGYIEYSQESGGIEAHATRILDDLFQTTSTPKIFKSEAVGNLSSVAIRQLYTPLDNEANEKETWLNKFIRQKVIVITMMLNVRNAVQAGIDPATLFSSEKPPDMPIYDWRWMYWDVKRNLPQNDKELAETLIKYKGTLSERTLLKQISYVEDVDEEMAQKRQEALDQPRVPLNNIDGYLDNLDAKIAGRSMDDDET, encoded by the coding sequence ATGTTCCAGAAAGTATGGGGCTGGATTAAAGGCTTATTCAGCCGTAGGAAAGGAGGGGATGTAGAAGTGGGGACTAAATGGGATGAAAAGACCGAAATCTTAGCTAAAGATGAATGGGACAAGCTGAAAAAGATTCTATCTGAGCACCGTGTTTTATTAAATGAAGTGGAGAAAGCACAGGAATATCATGACGGGGAATTCAAGATACTGAAGCGTAAGCCAAAGAGGAAGGATGACCCGAATCATCGTTTAGCACCAAACTATGCCAGCTTAATCATCGGCATGAAGTCAAGTTATATGTTGGGTATTCCTATTGCGTATGATGTTCCAAAAGGGATTCTCATGCAGAAAAAACGAAATGAAGATGTTCCAGAAGAAGTGTTCGAACAATATAAAGAAGAGTTTATGGAAGTGACAGAGGAAAATGACGACCATGCTGTAACAATGGAAGCCATGAACGATGGACTGATTGCCGGCGCTGCAACGGTCCTTTTTTATTTCAATGATAATTGGGACATCAAGTATCAAGTATACACGTTCAACGAATGTATTCCCGTTGTTGAAGGCAGGGAATTAAAACAGGCCATCCGCACCTATAAAAATGAGGACGGAATAGAATGCATCGAAATTTATGACTCACAAGCGGTTACCTATCTTATCAAGGATGAAGAGCAATACAAGAAGGACCCGTCCAAAAAAGTGAATCCTGCAGCTCATCATCTTCCTGTTGTTCCTGCGGCTGTATTCATTAATGGTAAGAAGGCAAAGCCACACTTCTCCCGTATCGCACAAGGGGTATCCGAGTTAGGTCCGGATGTTCGCTCCATACTGGATGAATACAGTCGTATTGTAAGTGACAATGCAAATCGTATGGATGTATTCTGCGACCCATACTTAAAGCTCATTGGTGCGCTACCCAGTACTGATGATGTAGATGAAATGCGTCGAAGACGGGTAATCGCTATGAAGGCCAAACAGGGGGATCAAGCAGATATCGGATACATTGAGTATTCTCAAGAAAGCGGTGGGATTGAGGCGCATGCTACTCGTATTCTTGATGACTTGTTTCAAACAACCAGTACACCAAAGATATTCAAGTCAGAAGCGGTCGGCAATCTTTCTTCTGTAGCTATCAGGCAGCTATACACGCCGCTGGATAACGAAGCGAACGAGAAAGAAACCTGGTTAAACAAATTCATTCGCCAAAAAGTCATTGTCATTACGATGATGCTGAATGTGCGTAATGCTGTACAAGCCGGTATAGACCCGGCCACACTTTTTTCTAGCGAGAAACCACCTGATATGCCTATCTATGATTGGCGGTGGATGTATTGGGATGTGAAACGCAACCTTCCGCAGAATGATAAAGAGCTGGCGGAAACTCTTATCAAGTACAAAGGCACACTAAGTGAGCGCACTCTTCTAAAGCAGATTTCTTATGTAGAGGATGTAGATGAAGAGATGGCACAAAAACGACAAGAAGCATTAGACCAACCAAGGGTACCGCTCAATAACATTGATGGATACCTGGATAACTTAGATGCTAAGATAGCCGGTCGGAGTATGGACGACGATGAAACGTAG
- a CDS encoding DUF7210 family protein yields the protein MSKQNMKTIQALINIRYDGKNHAPSSILEVDEQTANELIEKEQAVEVEAVNEKPRTRNRSHDPVS from the coding sequence ATGTCAAAGCAAAATATGAAAACCATTCAGGCGTTAATTAACATCCGCTACGACGGAAAAAATCATGCACCTTCTTCTATTCTCGAAGTAGATGAACAGACTGCTAACGAGTTGATTGAGAAAGAACAAGCAGTGGAGGTGGAAGCTGTCAATGAGAAGCCTCGTACTCGAAACAGAAGCCACGACCCTGTTTCCTAA
- a CDS encoding phage tail protein, producing the protein MGFIENTKGGSSVPVGAVMHFTTKNPPKGWLKANGEAVSRTQYADLFTVIGTTFGNGDGSTTFNLPDLRGEFIRGFDDERGVDKERIFGSWQEDELKSHNHNLAYRLRSGEQGPLNQWVAESFNGSGYYDKNKITQTGGYETRPRNVSLLACIKY; encoded by the coding sequence ATGGGTTTTATTGAAAATACTAAGGGTGGTTCTAGTGTTCCTGTTGGAGCTGTAATGCACTTTACAACTAAAAATCCTCCCAAAGGATGGTTGAAAGCAAATGGGGAGGCTGTTTCCCGTACTCAATATGCAGATTTGTTTACTGTAATCGGCACAACCTTTGGTAATGGTGACGGTTCTACTACATTTAATCTTCCGGATCTTCGCGGGGAGTTTATCCGTGGATTTGATGATGAGCGTGGAGTTGACAAAGAGCGTATATTTGGAAGTTGGCAAGAAGATGAGTTAAAATCACATAATCATAACCTTGCTTATCGACTTCGTAGCGGAGAACAAGGGCCTCTTAATCAATGGGTTGCTGAGTCCTTTAATGGATCAGGGTATTATGACAAAAATAAAATAACACAAACTGGTGGATATGAAACACGTCCACGAAACGTTTCACTTCTAGCATGTATTAAATACTAG
- a CDS encoding minor capsid protein, whose protein sequence is MDFATLEKLVIDQRKKLIAYKDSQVRPLLQSYAALLKQLEQDIVTLFIDTNVQGVWDWETIARTQRLEALFFQIEAELQKLAYTTEQGLQISMSRAISVDYAFAGYIMARVLDGVTLIPPIIPQRAIDEILQHPWSGDHFSGRIWHNKDLLRTTLRRELTQSMVLGESVQKTTRRLQDKLETEAYKAERLVRSEIMAAANRANKAYYKRFDEEYGDYNVLEAIRIIETLDRKTCRKCREMDGREVPVSEVDSISDIEHPNCRRTLVPVVGGFSRNIQRAARDENGKYVRTNAKTFDEYAQEYNVPSKY, encoded by the coding sequence ATGGACTTCGCTACCCTTGAGAAATTAGTTATCGACCAGCGAAAGAAGCTTATCGCCTATAAAGATAGCCAAGTGCGGCCTTTGCTTCAGTCCTATGCAGCTTTATTAAAGCAACTAGAACAAGATATCGTCACCTTGTTCATCGATACAAACGTGCAAGGTGTATGGGATTGGGAAACAATCGCACGAACACAGCGCTTGGAAGCATTGTTTTTCCAAATAGAGGCGGAATTGCAGAAATTGGCTTACACGACCGAGCAAGGCTTACAAATCAGTATGAGTCGTGCTATCTCAGTTGATTATGCCTTTGCTGGTTATATCATGGCACGTGTATTAGATGGTGTTACACTTATTCCGCCTATCATCCCGCAACGTGCTATTGATGAAATACTACAGCATCCCTGGAGCGGGGATCATTTCAGTGGTCGTATATGGCACAACAAAGATTTATTGCGTACTACCTTACGCCGGGAGCTCACTCAAAGCATGGTACTTGGCGAGAGTGTACAGAAAACCACACGCCGCCTCCAGGATAAGCTTGAGACAGAAGCATACAAAGCGGAGCGATTAGTACGTAGTGAGATTATGGCAGCGGCAAACAGAGCAAATAAAGCCTATTACAAGCGATTTGATGAAGAGTACGGTGATTACAATGTACTTGAAGCCATCCGGATCATCGAAACACTCGACCGTAAAACATGCCGGAAGTGCCGTGAAATGGATGGGAGAGAAGTTCCTGTTTCTGAAGTAGATAGCATATCAGATATTGAACATCCGAACTGCCGCAGAACGCTTGTGCCAGTTGTAGGTGGCTTCTCACGCAATATTCAACGGGCCGCACGGGATGAGAACGGGAAGTATGTTCGTACGAATGCGAAAACATTTGATGAGTACGCACAAGAATACAACGTTCCTTCAAAATATTAA
- a CDS encoding phage tail tube protein: MGAYDRGLPYMKPREVARGMYGHVYDDGEFMDNVTEFEARIKFKKKEVERANAFMDGNRIMGGKGEGKIKLHLTNAEFMKRLSEDPDREYTFIGDVDDPDPMTASANYKVVINGVNFDEVPIHQFKVGETIEIDISFTFDDWEWL, from the coding sequence GTGGGAGCATATGACAGAGGATTGCCATACATGAAACCACGGGAAGTTGCCCGGGGGATGTATGGGCACGTTTATGATGACGGCGAATTTATGGATAACGTTACAGAGTTTGAAGCACGAATTAAATTTAAGAAGAAAGAAGTAGAGCGTGCTAATGCCTTTATGGATGGGAATCGCATCATGGGTGGTAAAGGTGAAGGGAAAATAAAACTTCATCTTACCAATGCGGAGTTCATGAAGCGGTTATCAGAGGACCCAGACCGTGAATATACCTTCATTGGTGATGTTGATGACCCAGATCCGATGACTGCGTCAGCAAACTATAAAGTGGTTATCAATGGCGTAAACTTTGACGAAGTACCTATTCATCAATTCAAGGTTGGAGAAACTATTGAAATCGACATATCTTTCACGTTTGACGACTGGGAGTGGCTATAG
- a CDS encoding phage tail assembly chaperone: MAENIEFISLEEILSEDLNVVTEEVPVQLINGKYLKLEIKSITQEVEAKIRKRCTRYEGSKKSARTPVLDDALYSSLLIAEATNVDWGMFAEKVGAKVPAPEFIIPKVLSLGGIVQATQGITRISGLDEEMEDLIAAAKN, from the coding sequence ATGGCAGAAAACATTGAATTCATTTCATTAGAGGAAATCCTTTCAGAAGACTTGAATGTTGTGACAGAAGAGGTTCCCGTTCAACTTATTAACGGAAAGTACCTAAAACTTGAAATCAAATCAATTACACAAGAAGTAGAAGCGAAAATCAGGAAGCGCTGCACGAGGTATGAGGGAAGTAAAAAGAGTGCCCGCACCCCAGTTCTCGATGATGCATTGTATAGCTCCTTGCTCATCGCAGAAGCAACCAATGTAGATTGGGGGATGTTTGCGGAAAAAGTAGGGGCCAAGGTACCAGCTCCAGAATTCATCATTCCAAAGGTTCTCAGTTTGGGTGGAATTGTACAAGCAACTCAAGGAATCACGCGTATTTCCGGTCTGGATGAAGAGATGGAGGACTTGATAGCAGCAGCAAAAAACTAA
- a CDS encoding HK97 gp10 family phage protein, protein MSDGFVIEGLDQFHRQLLAFTKNKFPRAVEAWCEGLAMRLMERVADLAPVREDPGGGRLRNSYVTASMGQSDEDAYFERIGRGGNITVLVGSNVEYADYVNTGHKLRNGAWWEGYHYFDDAWDEFEVEAADWLADRLEELFSESGLS, encoded by the coding sequence ATGTCAGATGGCTTTGTCATTGAAGGATTAGACCAGTTTCACCGTCAACTGCTCGCATTCACAAAGAACAAATTCCCACGAGCGGTAGAAGCGTGGTGTGAAGGGTTAGCGATGCGTCTTATGGAGCGGGTTGCAGACTTAGCTCCAGTTCGTGAAGATCCGGGAGGCGGACGTCTACGAAACTCATATGTTACCGCCTCAATGGGGCAATCAGATGAGGATGCTTATTTCGAGAGAATTGGCCGTGGTGGAAACATTACTGTTCTTGTTGGATCGAATGTAGAATATGCCGACTACGTGAATACTGGTCACAAACTACGAAATGGGGCGTGGTGGGAAGGCTATCATTATTTCGATGATGCTTGGGATGAATTTGAGGTAGAGGCTGCTGATTGGTTAGCCGATCGATTGGAGGAATTATTCAGTGAGTCAGGCCTTAGCTAA
- a CDS encoding DEAD/DEAH box helicase family protein: protein MSNRPYNVLVDIIDVYWDDPVAFAEDMLDFYPDEWQRNVLMDLANHPKVSVRSGQGVGKTGLEAVACIWFLCCRPNPKVVCTAPSKEQLFTVLWAEIAKWLESSKVKNLLKWTKTRVYMMGHEERWFATARTATRPENMQGFHEDYMLFIVDEASGVADPIMEAILGTLTGAENKLLLCGNPTKTSGTFYDSHNRDRELYKTHKVSSLDSPRTSKENIQMLKRKYNEGSDPWRVRVLGEFPKAEADAFIPLEFAEEAKASGVTPTGNTLHIGVDVARYGDDETVIAPRIGGKVFELQCYHKQGTTVTTGWVLATAREYMKMYPQIRKVFIKVDDSGVGGGVTDELEEAVYEQELPYTIVPINNGSTADDNEHYENKGTECWGILREELESSFSKKIRGESVDIELPDDEKLIKQLTSRRYRMTSKGRIMLERKEDMKRRGLESPDRADAVVLSLATVEETGFYVIDRPI from the coding sequence ATGAGTAACCGACCGTATAACGTACTGGTTGATATTATCGATGTGTACTGGGATGACCCGGTAGCATTCGCAGAGGATATGCTCGACTTTTATCCGGATGAGTGGCAACGAAATGTATTAATGGACTTGGCCAATCATCCGAAAGTGAGCGTCCGGTCCGGTCAGGGTGTTGGTAAGACCGGCCTTGAAGCAGTAGCTTGCATATGGTTCCTTTGCTGTCGTCCGAATCCAAAGGTTGTATGTACTGCACCATCTAAGGAACAGCTTTTCACCGTTTTATGGGCGGAAATAGCGAAGTGGCTTGAATCCTCCAAGGTGAAAAACCTTTTGAAATGGACGAAAACTCGTGTCTACATGATGGGACATGAGGAACGATGGTTTGCTACAGCTCGTACCGCTACACGCCCAGAGAACATGCAAGGCTTCCATGAAGATTACATGCTGTTCATTGTGGATGAGGCGTCAGGTGTAGCCGATCCGATTATGGAAGCTATTCTCGGTACGTTAACCGGTGCTGAAAATAAGCTTCTTTTATGTGGAAACCCAACGAAAACAAGTGGTACTTTCTACGATTCACATAACCGTGACCGGGAACTCTATAAAACGCATAAAGTATCAAGCCTGGACAGCCCACGTACAAGCAAAGAAAACATTCAAATGCTCAAGCGGAAGTATAACGAAGGAAGCGACCCTTGGCGTGTACGTGTGCTTGGGGAATTTCCGAAGGCGGAGGCAGATGCTTTTATTCCGCTTGAATTTGCGGAGGAAGCAAAGGCTTCTGGGGTAACGCCAACCGGGAATACATTGCATATTGGGGTAGACGTAGCCCGTTATGGGGATGATGAAACGGTCATTGCTCCACGTATTGGCGGAAAGGTATTCGAATTACAGTGTTATCACAAACAAGGGACCACGGTAACCACTGGCTGGGTGTTGGCCACCGCCCGCGAGTACATGAAAATGTATCCTCAAATTCGAAAAGTATTTATTAAAGTCGATGATAGCGGAGTTGGTGGCGGTGTAACTGATGAATTAGAAGAAGCTGTCTATGAGCAGGAACTTCCGTATACGATTGTCCCAATTAATAACGGTTCAACAGCAGACGACAATGAACACTATGAGAACAAGGGTACAGAGTGTTGGGGTATCCTTCGTGAAGAATTAGAAAGCTCGTTCTCTAAGAAAATACGTGGTGAATCGGTTGATATCGAACTTCCAGACGATGAAAAGCTAATTAAACAGCTAACATCAAGGAGGTATCGAATGACGTCTAAAGGTCGAATTATGCTTGAGCGTAAGGAAGATATGAAACGACGCGGCCTTGAATCTCCGGACCGTGCCGATGCTGTAGTATTATCGCTTGCTACCGTTGAAGAAACAGGATTTTACGTCATCGATCGCCCGATATAG
- a CDS encoding putative holin-like toxin, protein MVSYDAANLALNFGIYTLTFVGVIVAIVTLLLTKKK, encoded by the coding sequence ATGGTGTCATACGATGCAGCAAATCTTGCATTAAACTTCGGCATATACACACTAACATTTGTTGGTGTAATCGTAGCCATTGTGACACTTCTTTTAACAAAAAAGAAATAG
- a CDS encoding phage scaffolding protein produces MKKLEKTKKRLYMPMNLQHFGGEPPGAGDPPPNPPADPPPNEPPAPPETFTAEQVEAARNAAVKDAKVSMYKTLGVASFKDLQERVGAQDKLFEELGVKSVDEIKDLLQTAEGKAQTDATLKTENQQLNSRVKDLEIENAFIKSATEHKPHDYDLLFAAIKLHLTTDPDTGAVDNMAEVIQKVKEEKPFLFSTEGGDNGNTPPTPPPPPGQGNPPGSLKGVDLGKSIAQQRNQQGGK; encoded by the coding sequence ATGAAAAAGCTTGAAAAAACTAAGAAACGACTGTACATGCCAATGAACCTACAGCATTTTGGCGGTGAGCCGCCGGGAGCAGGAGATCCACCACCTAATCCACCTGCAGATCCGCCACCAAATGAACCACCAGCTCCGCCAGAGACATTCACCGCTGAACAAGTAGAGGCGGCGCGAAATGCTGCGGTAAAAGATGCGAAAGTATCCATGTATAAAACATTAGGGGTTGCATCATTCAAGGACCTACAAGAGCGTGTAGGCGCTCAGGATAAGTTGTTTGAAGAGCTTGGCGTCAAGTCCGTTGATGAAATCAAAGACCTCCTACAAACAGCAGAGGGCAAGGCACAAACTGATGCCACATTAAAAACAGAGAATCAACAACTGAATAGCCGTGTGAAAGATTTGGAGATCGAAAATGCGTTTATCAAGAGTGCCACAGAGCACAAGCCGCATGACTACGATCTCCTTTTTGCTGCCATCAAACTACACTTGACCACGGACCCAGACACTGGAGCGGTCGATAACATGGCAGAGGTAATCCAGAAGGTAAAAGAGGAAAAACCGTTCCTATTTTCTACTGAAGGAGGTGATAACGGAAATACGCCGCCAACACCACCACCGCCACCGGGACAAGGAAATCCACCAGGGTCTTTAAAAGGAGTAGACCTTGGCAAAAGCATCGCGCAGCAGCGCAACCAACAAGGAGGGAAATAA
- a CDS encoding major capsid protein, with amino-acid sequence MGILSIDEFKREALLGYIQERQYPVIDALIPYMPKDEQAFDLDFAYDMIGTAKNPAAAIRPFGAVAPLREGGEIKRVVQEVAKLQHARRIDERDQIRFMNPRSDAERSQTIKKVYDIVDDLVQGTNRMEAFMRAAAVYVGRLVYKQNNMPLDIDFGIPATNKVALTGTDLFGDHANAKPLEVLIEYARMFADKNGGLMPAAIHVSRDVLWDITKCKNTIDNIKGINQGAVTIDEVNQFLNRFGLPSLALDDYTVYFEETDTTERLLPVRRVAFIGVQNAPAVGSLVEGPTAKNKFQPGRYIDPRTDDDTENETIEVGEAVFPALKYPSAIFHLDV; translated from the coding sequence ATGGGTATTCTTTCAATTGATGAATTTAAGCGTGAGGCGTTGCTTGGTTATATCCAAGAACGCCAGTATCCTGTGATAGATGCGTTGATTCCATATATGCCGAAAGATGAGCAGGCATTTGACCTTGATTTTGCCTATGACATGATCGGAACAGCTAAAAACCCAGCGGCGGCCATTCGTCCATTTGGTGCAGTTGCTCCGCTTCGTGAAGGAGGGGAAATCAAACGAGTTGTACAAGAAGTAGCAAAACTTCAACATGCTCGTCGTATTGATGAACGTGACCAAATTCGTTTTATGAATCCGCGAAGCGATGCAGAACGTTCCCAAACAATCAAAAAGGTGTACGACATCGTGGATGACCTTGTACAAGGTACAAACCGCATGGAAGCATTTATGCGTGCTGCAGCTGTCTATGTTGGTAGATTGGTATATAAACAAAACAATATGCCTCTGGATATTGATTTTGGCATTCCGGCAACAAATAAAGTAGCTTTGACAGGTACAGACCTATTTGGTGACCATGCAAATGCGAAACCACTCGAAGTACTTATTGAATACGCTCGTATGTTCGCAGATAAAAATGGGGGCCTAATGCCAGCCGCCATTCACGTATCTCGGGATGTTCTTTGGGATATTACCAAGTGCAAAAACACGATTGATAACATTAAGGGAATCAATCAGGGTGCAGTAACCATTGATGAAGTAAATCAATTCTTAAATCGCTTCGGTCTACCTAGTCTTGCGTTGGATGATTACACGGTTTACTTTGAAGAAACGGATACAACCGAACGTTTACTTCCTGTTCGTCGTGTTGCTTTTATCGGAGTACAGAACGCACCAGCCGTCGGCTCATTGGTTGAAGGACCTACTGCCAAAAACAAATTTCAGCCTGGACGATACATTGACCCGAGAACAGATGATGACACGGAAAACGAAACGATTGAAGTAGGCGAAGCGGTGTTCCCGGCACTTAAATATCCATCTGCAATTTTCCATCTAGACGTATAG
- a CDS encoding terminase small subunit: MARARSPNRDKAYKMWKDSGGEMKLKDIADKLGVSASQIRKWKNEDEWEKGLNPNSNVTNAKGNVTKQKQQKERTPKQDVIEADESEELTEKQRLFCLYYVKTFNATQSAIKAGYAADSAHVEGSRLLRNAKVSAHVRNLKATLTGEIFLEALDVLKKYVAIAFADITDFVTFGQKEREVMGMFGPVVDKEGNPVTEIVNYVDFKDSSMVDGTIITEVKQGKDGISVKLADKMKALDKLSLYFDLFPDQFKRQIEQERLQIEKERLEVYRQQNAPSKANKATENWVDSLHQIAARRRKLKEGGGNE; the protein is encoded by the coding sequence ATGGCAAGAGCAAGAAGCCCAAACAGAGATAAAGCGTATAAGATGTGGAAGGACAGTGGCGGAGAAATGAAGCTAAAAGATATCGCTGATAAATTAGGCGTTTCTGCTTCTCAAATCCGCAAATGGAAGAATGAAGATGAATGGGAAAAAGGATTAAATCCCAATAGTAACGTTACTAATGCGAAAGGTAACGTTACTAAACAAAAGCAACAAAAAGAACGTACTCCAAAGCAAGACGTAATTGAGGCGGATGAAAGCGAGGAGCTCACTGAGAAACAAAGGCTTTTCTGTCTTTATTACGTCAAAACGTTCAATGCTACTCAATCAGCTATCAAAGCAGGTTATGCGGCGGATAGTGCTCATGTAGAGGGTAGCAGGTTGTTAAGAAATGCTAAGGTTTCAGCACATGTCCGAAACCTAAAAGCAACATTAACAGGCGAAATATTCCTTGAGGCGTTGGACGTTCTTAAAAAGTATGTAGCGATTGCTTTTGCTGATATTACAGACTTTGTTACGTTTGGTCAAAAGGAAAGGGAAGTCATGGGGATGTTTGGCCCTGTTGTAGATAAAGAAGGAAACCCTGTAACAGAGATCGTTAATTATGTAGACTTTAAAGATTCATCTATGGTCGATGGGACGATTATTACCGAGGTTAAGCAGGGCAAAGATGGCATATCTGTAAAGCTTGCCGATAAGATGAAGGCGCTTGATAAGCTGTCCCTGTATTTTGATTTGTTCCCAGATCAATTCAAACGGCAAATTGAACAGGAGAGACTACAAATCGAAAAGGAGCGGCTTGAGGTATACCGGCAACAAAATGCACCATCTAAAGCGAATAAAGCTACTGAGAACTGGGTGGATTCACTTCATCAAATTGCCGCTCGCCGCCGCAAGCTAAAAGAAGGTGGCGGCAATGAGTAA
- a CDS encoding phage tail sheath N-terminal beta-sandwich domain-containing protein yields MKPFVEGRHEAQAGVFSRFDMVVQNAVAEGARGIIAMPFKSDWGPVKEFVELTAFSDAKEIFGEGQTARLLRVAFWGNPLAVKAYRIASSKLAKAKLALDTIEIEALYAGTRGNKFQITIRPTLADPAKKELILTEDALQLESIIFGSISELIEIANDSAYIRVKKTGEEMPVDASGQALTGGHSGEDVTTTEYSEFLNALAAEYANRFVLDGVKDEAIKQMCIQYEKEQRQTGKLIKFDTGGMDALTIDYYGVTNIKQWAKKDGIKYEPEEVAVYASAAAASCPLNESLAQKVTPFDEVQKLDNVALNKAIKEGNLCFIQEGRTVKFSTPVNTMTTIKNLDSVITLDPEADVDAVIRTLQKIKIIEAADYIFEAQDKLFQKPISKANTEARRLATAQEMKDKLLAPLAAQEVIEGGSYSCYPNPDYHGPEPKKNTHKDEQYYITAFTLIDAAEKIYNQNKAS; encoded by the coding sequence TTGAAACCATTTGTTGAAGGAAGACATGAAGCACAAGCAGGCGTCTTCTCTCGTTTTGATATGGTGGTGCAAAATGCCGTGGCTGAAGGAGCCCGCGGTATTATTGCCATGCCGTTTAAGTCTGATTGGGGTCCAGTAAAAGAGTTTGTGGAGCTCACCGCTTTTTCAGACGCAAAAGAAATATTTGGGGAAGGACAGACAGCTCGCTTGCTCCGTGTAGCGTTCTGGGGCAATCCACTGGCTGTTAAAGCCTATCGTATTGCTTCAAGCAAACTGGCAAAGGCAAAGCTTGCCCTCGATACAATCGAGATTGAAGCGCTCTATGCGGGTACACGCGGGAATAAGTTTCAAATAACTATCCGCCCAACGCTTGCGGACCCTGCTAAGAAAGAGCTGATTTTGACAGAAGATGCACTTCAGTTAGAATCCATCATCTTCGGTAGCATTTCCGAGTTGATAGAGATAGCAAATGACAGCGCCTATATCCGCGTGAAGAAAACAGGCGAAGAGATGCCAGTCGATGCGAGTGGTCAGGCGCTTACAGGCGGCCATTCCGGTGAAGATGTAACCACCACGGAATACTCTGAGTTTCTGAATGCGCTGGCGGCTGAATACGCAAACCGCTTTGTTCTGGATGGTGTAAAGGACGAGGCTATCAAACAGATGTGCATCCAATACGAAAAGGAACAGCGACAAACAGGGAAGCTCATTAAGTTCGATACAGGTGGTATGGATGCCCTCACCATCGACTATTACGGCGTAACAAACATAAAACAATGGGCCAAGAAAGACGGGATTAAATACGAACCGGAAGAGGTTGCGGTATATGCAAGCGCAGCAGCTGCATCTTGCCCGTTGAATGAATCGTTGGCACAGAAGGTCACACCGTTTGATGAAGTACAGAAGCTTGATAATGTGGCATTAAATAAGGCTATCAAGGAAGGGAACCTTTGCTTTATTCAAGAAGGCCGAACAGTGAAATTCTCCACACCGGTAAATACCATGACGACAATTAAAAACCTAGACTCGGTGATTACGTTGGATCCGGAAGCGGATGTAGATGCAGTTATCCGCACATTGCAGAAGATTAAAATCATTGAGGCAGCGGACTACATCTTTGAAGCACAAGACAAGCTATTCCAGAAGCCGATTAGTAAGGCGAATACGGAAGCAAGACGACTTGCAACGGCGCAGGAAATGAAGGACAAGCTACTTGCTCCCCTGGCCGCACAGGAAGTCATTGAGGGCGGTTCGTATAGTTGCTATCCGAATCCGGATTACCATGGGCCAGAACCAAAGAAAAATACTCACAAGGATGAGCAATACTATATCACCGCGTTCACGCTAATCGATGCGGCCGAGAAAATCTATAACCAAAACAAAGCGTCCTAA